One stretch of Lysobacter sp. KIS68-7 DNA includes these proteins:
- the ybeY gene encoding rRNA maturation RNase YbeY, with product MTRGPVRLDVSVEYALPRIGLPAAVSFRKWVAAALAGRIREADLALRVVGTKEGRALNRHYRGKDYATNVLSFPAELPEGVKLPLLGDIVLCAPVVAKEAREQKKSLAAHYAHLTVHGTLHLLGWNHEDAREADAMEQLEREILAELGIGDPYADA from the coding sequence ATGACCCGTGGTCCCGTCCGGCTCGACGTGTCCGTCGAATACGCCCTGCCCCGCATCGGCCTGCCGGCCGCGGTGAGCTTCCGCAAATGGGTCGCGGCCGCGCTGGCCGGTCGCATCCGCGAGGCGGACCTCGCGCTGCGCGTGGTCGGTACCAAGGAAGGACGCGCCCTCAACCGCCATTACCGCGGGAAGGACTACGCGACCAACGTCCTCAGCTTCCCGGCCGAACTGCCGGAAGGCGTGAAGCTCCCGCTGCTCGGCGACATCGTGCTCTGCGCCCCGGTGGTCGCGAAGGAAGCGCGCGAGCAGAAGAAATCGCTCGCCGCCCACTACGCACACCTGACCGTGCACGGCACGCTCCATCTTCTCGGCTGGAACCACGAGGACGCCCGCGAGGCCGACGCCATGGAGCAACTGGAGCGGGAAATCCTCGCCGAGCTGGGCATCGGCGACCCTTACGCCGACGCCTGA
- a CDS encoding TetR/AcrR family transcriptional regulator — translation MPVDAKPPRAARATPTPRGPGRPRKSKARAVGRPAGDSQDLRARLLDVAVECFAHHGIASATLREIAQEAGVNPALVHYYFGDKAQLQQAVITERLLPAFDEVRNAMMQAGDDIAGLVAGFVRGMSEAVARHPWLPPLWVREVLCEGGALRELLLTTVAPQMPRMLAARFAAAQEKGELNPDLDPRLLVASLVGLTLFPAAGAPIWRRMFDADDIDSNAMRDHAIALLDHGIGLR, via the coding sequence ATGCCTGTCGATGCCAAACCCCCGCGCGCCGCCCGCGCCACGCCGACCCCGCGTGGCCCGGGCCGCCCGCGCAAATCCAAGGCGCGCGCCGTGGGCCGCCCCGCCGGCGACAGTCAGGACCTGCGCGCGCGCCTGCTCGATGTCGCCGTCGAATGTTTCGCGCACCACGGCATCGCCAGCGCGACGCTGCGCGAGATCGCGCAGGAAGCCGGCGTCAATCCGGCGCTCGTGCATTACTACTTCGGCGACAAGGCGCAGCTGCAGCAGGCCGTGATCACCGAACGCCTGCTGCCGGCCTTCGACGAGGTGCGCAACGCGATGATGCAGGCCGGCGACGACATCGCCGGGCTGGTCGCGGGCTTCGTGCGCGGCATGAGCGAAGCCGTCGCGCGCCATCCCTGGTTGCCGCCCTTGTGGGTGCGCGAAGTGCTGTGCGAAGGCGGCGCGCTGCGCGAACTGCTGCTCACCACCGTCGCACCGCAGATGCCCCGCATGCTTGCCGCGCGCTTCGCCGCCGCGCAGGAAAAGGGCGAACTCAACCCGGACCTCGACCCGCGCCTGCTGGTGGCCTCGCTCGTCGGCCTCACGCTGTTCCCCGCCGCCGGTGCGCCGATCTGGCGACGCATGTTCGACGCGGACGACATCGATTCCAACGCCATGCGCGACCACGCGATCGCTTTGCTCGATCACGGGATCGGGCTGCGCTGA
- a CDS encoding PhoH family protein, which produces MNAPSQRDFTLEPADTERLANLTGAFDAHLRQIELRLGVEIANRGNVFRVTGPEAAVQRTERFLRALYDEAGEERFDGHAINVRLNAVDADPQDAAGGFEPQDVAIRVKRGTIRGRGANQAKYLHAIATHDINLGVGPAGTGKTFLAVAMAVEALNESRVQRLILVRPAVEAGEKLGFLPGDLTQKVDPYLRPLYDALYEMLGVEKVIKLLEKNVIEIAPLAYMRGRTLNDAFVILDEAQNTTIEQMKMFLTRIGFGSTAVVTGDLTQIDLPKHQKSGLRDAIEVLRGVDGISFTFFQSHDVVRHPLVARIVDAYDARDANDTATGGGNA; this is translated from the coding sequence ATGAATGCCCCTTCGCAACGCGACTTCACCCTCGAACCTGCCGATACCGAGCGCCTGGCCAACCTGACCGGCGCCTTCGACGCGCACCTGCGCCAGATCGAACTGCGCCTGGGCGTGGAGATCGCGAACCGCGGCAATGTCTTCCGCGTCACCGGCCCCGAAGCGGCGGTGCAGCGCACCGAACGCTTCCTGCGCGCGCTCTACGACGAGGCGGGCGAGGAACGCTTCGACGGCCATGCCATCAACGTGCGCCTCAACGCCGTCGATGCCGATCCGCAAGACGCGGCCGGTGGATTCGAACCGCAGGACGTCGCCATCCGCGTGAAGCGCGGCACCATCCGCGGCCGTGGCGCGAACCAGGCGAAGTACCTGCACGCGATCGCGACCCACGACATCAACCTCGGCGTCGGCCCCGCGGGCACGGGCAAGACCTTCCTCGCGGTGGCGATGGCGGTGGAAGCGCTCAACGAATCGCGCGTGCAGCGCCTGATCCTCGTGCGCCCCGCGGTGGAGGCAGGCGAGAAACTCGGCTTCCTGCCCGGCGACCTCACGCAGAAGGTCGACCCCTACCTGCGCCCGCTGTACGACGCGCTGTACGAAATGCTCGGCGTGGAAAAGGTCATCAAGCTGCTGGAGAAGAACGTCATCGAGATCGCGCCGCTGGCCTACATGCGCGGCCGCACGCTCAACGATGCGTTCGTCATCCTCGACGAGGCGCAGAACACCACCATCGAACAGATGAAGATGTTCCTGACGCGCATCGGCTTCGGGTCCACCGCAGTGGTCACCGGCGACCTCACCCAGATCGACCTGCCCAAGCACCAGAAGTCCGGCCTGCGCGATGCGATCGAGGTGCTGCGCGGCGTGGACGGCATCAGCTTCACCTTCTTCCAATCGCACGACGTGGTGCGCCATCCGTTGGTCGCGCGCATCGTCGACGCCTACGATGCGCGCGATGCGAACGACACCGCCACCGGTGGAGGCAACGCATGA